A genomic region of Aureimonas populi contains the following coding sequences:
- a CDS encoding sarcosine oxidase subunit delta, with product MLLIRCPYCDEDRPEVEFAYAGEAHVARPADPSALSDDEFRDFLYVRSNTRGLMAERWRHVHGCGRFFNALRETVSDKFHATYKAGEPRPQGDAP from the coding sequence ATGCTTCTGATCCGCTGCCCCTATTGCGACGAGGACCGGCCCGAGGTGGAGTTCGCCTATGCCGGGGAGGCCCATGTCGCCCGCCCGGCGGACCCCTCCGCTCTGTCGGACGATGAGTTCCGCGATTTCCTCTATGTGCGCTCCAACACGCGCGGCCTCATGGCCGAGCGCTGGCGGCATGTCCATGGCTGCGGGCGCTTCTTCAACGCGCTGCGCGAGACGGTGAGCGACAAGTTCCACGCCACCTACAAGGCGGGCGAGCCCCGGCCGCAGGGAGATGCGCCATGA
- a CDS encoding phosphotransferase, which produces MERTARLERLIARASAPKGRTAAAIGAELTRTLGPGALGSTQVLRLKPGRRALLRLHWRKAGGEVPVLAKIRAKAHDHAAVDIQRRLEGLSAEGFPIAALLGEVPSARLWLQTDLGGVGGGAFLADGGDAALFGARSAAAIRRLHESGVRLEREWSVPDEAAVMGKALDRLAAGAPRFAPDARRLLQTALDVLSGLGPFEARAIHRDFYMDQVQVTERGFALVDLDLAAHGDPAQDAGNFLAHLDEWRLREPGLSGALEQAIHAFSAGLPFSRQDRERMARWRAISLTRLAAIGHALPERAAFTAVTIEAAERALGAEAVPAV; this is translated from the coding sequence ATGGAACGCACAGCAAGGCTCGAACGCCTGATCGCCAGGGCCAGCGCCCCGAAAGGGCGCACCGCCGCAGCCATCGGCGCGGAACTCACGCGAACGCTGGGGCCGGGCGCGCTCGGCTCCACGCAGGTGCTGCGCCTGAAGCCCGGCCGCCGCGCGCTCCTGCGCCTTCACTGGCGCAAGGCGGGCGGCGAGGTGCCGGTGCTCGCCAAGATCCGCGCCAAGGCGCACGACCACGCCGCCGTCGATATCCAGCGCCGGCTGGAAGGCCTCTCGGCCGAGGGCTTTCCCATCGCCGCGCTGCTGGGAGAGGTGCCTTCGGCGCGCCTCTGGCTCCAGACCGATCTCGGCGGCGTGGGCGGCGGCGCCTTCCTGGCCGATGGGGGCGACGCCGCCCTGTTCGGTGCGCGCAGCGCGGCCGCCATCCGCCGCCTGCACGAGAGCGGCGTGCGTCTGGAGCGCGAATGGAGCGTGCCGGACGAGGCGGCCGTCATGGGCAAGGCGCTGGACAGGCTCGCCGCCGGCGCCCCCCGTTTCGCACCGGACGCCCGCCGCCTGCTGCAAACGGCGCTGGACGTTCTGTCCGGCCTCGGCCCCTTCGAGGCGCGCGCCATCCATCGCGATTTTTACATGGATCAGGTGCAGGTGACGGAACGCGGCTTCGCGCTGGTCGACCTGGACCTCGCCGCGCACGGCGATCCGGCGCAGGACGCCGGCAATTTCCTCGCCCATCTCGACGAATGGCGGCTGCGCGAGCCGGGCCTTTCCGGGGCGCTCGAACAGGCGATCCACGCCTTCTCCGCCGGCCTGCCCTTCTCGCGGCAGGACAGGGAGCGCATGGCGCGCTGGCGGGCGATCTCCCTGACGCGTCTGGCCGCCATCGGCCACGCGCTGCCGGAACGCGCCGCGTTCACCGCCGTCACCATCGAGGCGGCGGAGCGGGCGCTGGGGGCCGAGGCGGTTCCCGCCGTTTGA
- a CDS encoding sarcosine oxidase subunit alpha family protein — MSRCRIAGRGRIDRSRTLGFTFDGKRYEGHPGDTLASALLANGVHLVGRSFKYHRPRGILSAGSEEPNALVRIDRGPGRAEPNNRATVVELHEGLRAESQNRWPSLAFDVGAVNDALGQLFTAGFYYKTFMWPKGFWDRLYEPVIRHAAGLGRAPDEKDADRYASRYAHCDVLVVGAGPAGLAAALAAGRAGAKVMLVDEQAEMGGSLLAEGHASVEGRPAQDWPQAVRGELSAMDNVTLLPRTTAIGYYHQNMIGLCQRLTDHLAAPPSGAPRERLWRVRARQVVLAQGAIEKPLVFAGNDRPGVMLAGAARAYLNRYGVKVGERALVVTSHDSAWDAAFDLAEAGVRIAAILDLRAAVPQALADRARALGIEVLAGWTVSGTAGRLRLSSATVNPLGAVGGAGKGRRIECDCLLMSGGWTPSVHLFSHSRGKLDWNEELQAYLPGEPEEAVRCAGAGAGVFTLEAALSGGAQAGAAAARDAGFEAHAPVLAAGGVGPASGEARAELPMAGDPARAKAFVDFQNDVTAKDLKLAVREGFRSIEHIKRYTTTGMATDQGKTSNINGLAIASGALGRPVPQVGLTTFRPPFTPTSFGAFLGYGQGAHFEVTRKTPIDPWAERNRAVFEPVALWRRARYFPKGGESMEEAVRRECRATRASLGIFDASTLGKIEVVGPDAAEFMNRLYANSWTKLAPGRCRYGLLLGEDGFIRDDGVIGRLAPDRFHVTTTTGGAPRVLATMEDYRQTEWPDLKVWLTSTTEEWAVIALNGPNARKVLEPLVEGIDISAGAFPHMSIAQGSILGVPLRLFRVSFTGELGFEVNVPARYGLAVWEKLMEAGGAYDICPYGTEAMHVLRAEKGYIIVGQETDGTVTPEDAGLAWAIGKAKPDFVGKRGLARPDLMAPGRRQLVGLLTREPGTVLEEGAQIVLDPAGTVPMRMVGHVTSAYWSEALGRSIALALVENGRALAGSRVHIPMPDATLEAEVTGTVFLDPEGTRLNA; from the coding sequence ATGAGCCGCTGCCGCATCGCCGGGCGCGGGCGGATCGACCGTTCGCGGACGCTCGGCTTCACCTTCGACGGCAAGCGCTACGAGGGCCATCCGGGCGACACGCTGGCCTCCGCGCTTCTGGCCAACGGCGTCCATCTCGTCGGCCGCTCCTTCAAGTATCACCGCCCGCGCGGCATCCTCTCGGCCGGCTCGGAGGAGCCGAACGCCCTCGTGCGGATCGACCGGGGGCCGGGGCGGGCGGAGCCCAACAACCGCGCCACCGTGGTCGAGCTCCATGAGGGGCTGAGGGCCGAGAGCCAGAACCGCTGGCCGAGCCTTGCCTTCGACGTGGGCGCGGTCAACGACGCGCTCGGCCAGCTTTTCACCGCCGGCTTCTACTACAAGACCTTCATGTGGCCGAAGGGCTTCTGGGACAGGCTCTACGAGCCGGTGATCCGCCATGCGGCGGGCCTCGGCCGCGCCCCGGACGAGAAGGACGCCGACCGTTACGCCAGCCGCTACGCCCATTGCGACGTGCTCGTGGTCGGCGCGGGCCCGGCGGGCCTTGCCGCCGCGCTCGCGGCGGGCCGCGCGGGCGCGAAGGTGATGCTGGTGGACGAGCAGGCCGAAATGGGCGGCTCCCTCCTGGCCGAGGGCCATGCGAGCGTGGAGGGACGGCCGGCGCAGGACTGGCCGCAGGCCGTGCGCGGCGAGTTGTCCGCCATGGACAATGTCACGCTCCTGCCGCGCACCACGGCCATCGGCTATTACCACCAGAACATGATCGGCCTGTGCCAGCGGCTGACCGACCACCTCGCCGCCCCGCCCTCCGGCGCGCCGCGCGAGCGGCTGTGGCGGGTGCGGGCGAGGCAGGTGGTGCTGGCGCAAGGGGCCATCGAGAAGCCGCTGGTCTTCGCCGGCAATGACAGGCCCGGCGTGATGCTGGCGGGCGCGGCGCGCGCCTATCTCAACCGCTACGGGGTGAAGGTGGGCGAGAGGGCGCTCGTCGTCACCTCGCATGACAGCGCCTGGGACGCGGCCTTCGACCTCGCCGAGGCCGGCGTGAGAATTGCCGCGATCCTCGATCTGCGGGCGGCGGTGCCGCAGGCCCTGGCGGACCGGGCGCGGGCCCTCGGCATCGAGGTGCTGGCCGGCTGGACCGTGTCCGGCACGGCGGGCCGCCTGCGCCTCTCCTCGGCCACCGTCAACCCGCTGGGCGCGGTGGGCGGGGCGGGCAAGGGCCGGCGGATCGAGTGCGACTGCCTGCTGATGTCGGGCGGCTGGACCCCCAGCGTCCACCTCTTCTCCCACTCCCGCGGCAAGCTGGACTGGAACGAGGAGCTGCAAGCCTATCTGCCCGGCGAGCCGGAGGAGGCGGTGCGCTGCGCGGGGGCCGGCGCGGGCGTCTTCACGCTGGAGGCGGCCCTGTCGGGCGGCGCGCAGGCGGGCGCGGCGGCGGCGCGGGACGCGGGCTTCGAGGCTCACGCACCCGTCCTGGCCGCCGGCGGCGTTGGGCCGGCGAGCGGCGAGGCGAGGGCCGAGCTGCCGATGGCGGGCGATCCGGCCCGCGCCAAGGCCTTCGTCGACTTCCAGAACGACGTGACGGCCAAGGACCTGAAGCTCGCCGTGCGCGAGGGCTTCCGCTCCATCGAGCACATCAAGCGCTACACCACGACCGGCATGGCGACCGACCAGGGCAAGACCTCGAACATCAACGGCCTGGCCATCGCGTCGGGCGCGCTCGGCCGGCCGGTGCCGCAGGTGGGGCTCACCACCTTCCGCCCGCCCTTCACGCCCACCAGCTTCGGCGCCTTTCTGGGCTACGGGCAGGGCGCGCATTTCGAGGTGACGCGCAAGACCCCGATCGACCCCTGGGCGGAACGGAACCGCGCCGTGTTCGAGCCGGTCGCGCTCTGGCGGCGGGCCCGCTACTTCCCCAAGGGCGGCGAGAGCATGGAGGAGGCCGTGCGGCGCGAATGCCGGGCGACCCGCGCCTCGCTCGGCATCTTCGATGCCTCCACGCTCGGCAAGATCGAGGTGGTGGGGCCGGACGCCGCCGAGTTCATGAACCGCCTCTACGCCAATTCCTGGACGAAGCTCGCCCCCGGCCGGTGCCGCTACGGCCTGCTTCTGGGCGAGGATGGCTTCATCCGCGACGACGGGGTGATCGGCCGCCTCGCGCCCGACCGCTTCCACGTCACCACCACCACCGGCGGCGCGCCGCGCGTGCTGGCGACGATGGAGGATTATCGCCAGACCGAGTGGCCGGACCTCAAGGTCTGGCTCACCTCCACCACCGAGGAATGGGCGGTCATCGCGCTGAACGGGCCGAACGCACGCAAGGTTCTGGAGCCTCTCGTGGAGGGCATCGACATCTCGGCCGGCGCCTTCCCCCATATGTCGATCGCCCAGGGCTCGATCCTCGGCGTGCCGCTGCGGCTCTTCCGCGTCAGCTTCACGGGCGAGCTGGGCTTCGAGGTCAACGTGCCGGCCCGCTACGGCCTGGCCGTGTGGGAGAAGTTGATGGAAGCCGGCGGCGCCTACGACATCTGCCCCTACGGCACCGAGGCCATGCACGTCCTGCGCGCCGAAAAGGGCTACATCATCGTCGGGCAGGAGACGGACGGCACGGTGACGCCGGAGGATGCGGGCCTGGCCTGGGCCATCGGCAAGGCCAAGCCCGACTTCGTGGGCAAGCGCGGCCTTGCGCGCCCCGATCTGATGGCGCCCGGCCGCCGGCAACTCGTCGGCCTTCTCACGCGCGAGCCGGGCACGGTGCTGGAGGAGGGTGCGCAGATCGTTCTCGACCCCGCCGGCACGGTGCCGATGCGGATGGTGGGGCATGTGACCTCCGCCTACTGGAGCGAGGCTCTGGGCCGCTCCATCGCGCTGGCGCTGGTGGAGAACGGCCGCGCGCTGGCCGGCTCGCGCGTCCACATCCCCATGCCGGACGCCACCCTCGAGGCCGAGGTGACGGGAACCGTGTTCCTGGACCCCGAAGGCACGCGGCTGAACGCGTGA
- a CDS encoding sarcosine oxidase subunit gamma: MLKAFDPLDAIAPAPFAAPFAVRPAEPCARFSLRIDPASLAQASEAFGLSIPSRIGGVEGEEGRRAVCVGPDEWFLFCRPRDGAALPALFAALPAPLSLVEVSDRECALLVEGPRAAYALMAVCPLDLEAMAAGTATRTLFDKVAVLLVKETPERFRLEFWRSYAAHVHGLLETIGRELAAGL, translated from the coding sequence ATGCTGAAAGCCTTCGACCCGCTGGACGCCATCGCGCCCGCCCCGTTCGCCGCGCCCTTCGCCGTCCGTCCGGCCGAGCCCTGCGCGCGGTTCTCGCTGCGGATCGACCCCGCCTCGCTCGCGCAGGCGAGCGAGGCCTTCGGCCTCTCCATCCCCTCGCGCATCGGTGGCGTCGAGGGTGAGGAGGGGCGGCGCGCCGTGTGCGTGGGGCCGGACGAATGGTTCCTCTTCTGCCGCCCGCGGGACGGCGCGGCCTTGCCCGCCTTGTTCGCGGCCTTGCCGGCCCCCCTCAGCCTCGTGGAGGTGAGCGACCGCGAATGCGCGCTGCTCGTGGAAGGCCCCCGCGCCGCCTACGCGCTGATGGCCGTGTGCCCGCTCGATCTGGAGGCCATGGCCGCGGGCACGGCGACGCGCACGCTCTTCGACAAGGTGGCCGTGCTCCTCGTCAAGGAAACGCCCGAGCGCTTCCGCCTGGAGTTCTGGCGCTCATACGCCGCCCATGTCCACGGCCTGCTCGAGACGATCGGCCGGGAGCTCGCGGCCGGGCTTTGA
- a CDS encoding glycine betaine ABC transporter substrate-binding protein has translation MKRTLAAILLASAALSGAAQAQGTGTVNLAYVEWSDTVVATNILAAVLEDEGYTVNMTPLPGAAMWQAVATGEADAHVAGWLPVTHAAYYEQLQDQVELVGVNIEGARLGWAVPAYMEIDSIQDIADDPSVVNGQVIGIDPGAGLMSASEQAIADYGLDVTLMDGSDATMTAALQDAISREEPIVVTAWTPHWMFSRWDLKYLEDPEGSLGSEETVNNVVRAGLSDDMPDVYRIISNFRLTLEDEEALMLENEEGGDPAATARAWIEANPDKVAEWTAE, from the coding sequence ATGAAACGGACTCTCGCCGCGATTCTCCTCGCCTCAGCCGCGCTTTCGGGCGCCGCGCAGGCGCAAGGAACGGGCACGGTGAACCTGGCCTATGTGGAATGGTCGGATACGGTGGTGGCGACCAACATCCTGGCCGCCGTCCTGGAGGACGAGGGCTATACGGTGAACATGACGCCGCTGCCCGGCGCGGCCATGTGGCAGGCCGTGGCCACCGGCGAGGCGGATGCCCATGTCGCCGGCTGGCTGCCCGTCACCCACGCGGCCTATTACGAGCAGCTCCAGGACCAGGTGGAGCTTGTCGGCGTCAATATCGAGGGCGCCCGCCTCGGCTGGGCCGTGCCGGCCTATATGGAGATCGATTCGATCCAGGACATCGCGGACGATCCGAGCGTGGTGAACGGCCAGGTCATCGGCATCGATCCGGGCGCGGGGCTGATGTCGGCCTCCGAGCAGGCCATCGCCGATTACGGGCTCGACGTGACGCTGATGGACGGCTCGGACGCCACCATGACCGCCGCGCTCCAGGACGCGATCTCGCGCGAGGAGCCCATCGTCGTCACCGCCTGGACGCCGCACTGGATGTTCTCGCGCTGGGACCTGAAATATCTGGAGGACCCGGAAGGCTCGCTGGGCAGCGAGGAGACGGTCAACAACGTCGTGCGCGCCGGCCTTTCGGACGACATGCCCGACGTCTACCGCATCATCTCCAACTTCCGCCTGACGCTGGAGGACGAGGAGGCCCTGATGCTGGAGAACGAGGAGGGCGGCGACCCGGCCGCCACCGCGCGCGCCTGGATCGAGGCCAACCCGGACAAGGTCGCGGAGTGGACCGCCGAGTAA
- a CDS encoding sarcosine oxidase subunit beta family protein, which translates to MTRFSFAGILMNALSGHRNWQPQWREPESPKAEYDVVIVGAGGHGLGAAYYLAREHGITNVAVIDKGWLGGGNTGRNTTIIRSNYLYDESAALYDHSLKLWEGLSQELNYNVMFSRRGVMMLAHTVHDVQSFKRHIHSNRLNGVDNEWLSAREAKAFCPPLDLSPAARYPVVGAAVQRRGGVARHDAVAWGYARGASARGVDILQNCPVTAIRRDASGAVCGVETARGFIRAKKVAVSAAGNTSVVMDSAGLRLPLESYPLQALVSEPVKPVFPCVVMSNTVHAYISQSDKGELVIGSGTDQYISYSQRGGLPVIEHTLAAICEIFPVFTRMRMLRKWGGIVDVTPDRSPILGKTPVKGLYVNCGWGTGGFKATPGSAHLFAHTIARDEPHPINAPFALERFATGRLIDEAAAAAVAH; encoded by the coding sequence ATGACGCGTTTCTCCTTTGCCGGCATCCTGATGAACGCCCTGTCCGGGCACCGGAACTGGCAGCCGCAATGGCGGGAGCCCGAGAGCCCGAAGGCCGAGTACGACGTCGTCATCGTGGGCGCGGGCGGCCACGGGCTGGGCGCGGCCTATTATCTCGCCCGGGAGCACGGCATCACCAATGTGGCGGTGATCGACAAGGGCTGGCTCGGCGGCGGCAATACCGGCCGCAACACCACCATCATCCGCTCCAACTATCTCTACGACGAGAGCGCCGCGCTCTACGACCATTCCCTCAAGCTCTGGGAGGGCCTGTCCCAGGAGCTGAACTACAACGTCATGTTCTCCCGGCGCGGCGTGATGATGCTGGCGCACACGGTGCACGACGTGCAGAGCTTCAAGCGCCACATCCACTCCAACCGCCTCAACGGCGTGGACAACGAATGGCTGAGCGCGCGCGAGGCCAAGGCCTTCTGCCCGCCGCTCGACCTCTCCCCCGCCGCCCGCTACCCGGTCGTCGGCGCGGCCGTGCAGCGGCGCGGCGGCGTGGCGCGCCACGACGCGGTGGCCTGGGGCTATGCGCGCGGCGCTTCGGCGCGGGGCGTGGACATCCTCCAGAACTGCCCCGTCACCGCCATCCGCCGCGATGCCTCGGGCGCGGTGTGCGGCGTGGAGACGGCGCGCGGCTTCATCAGGGCGAAGAAGGTCGCGGTCTCGGCCGCCGGCAACACCTCGGTCGTGATGGACAGCGCGGGCCTGCGCCTGCCGCTGGAGAGCTATCCGCTGCAGGCGCTGGTGTCGGAGCCGGTCAAGCCCGTCTTTCCCTGCGTCGTCATGTCCAACACCGTGCACGCCTATATCTCGCAGTCCGACAAGGGGGAACTCGTCATCGGCTCGGGCACGGACCAGTACATCTCCTATTCGCAGCGCGGCGGCCTGCCCGTCATCGAGCACACGCTGGCGGCGATCTGCGAGATCTTCCCCGTCTTCACCCGCATGCGCATGCTGCGCAAATGGGGCGGCATCGTCGATGTGACGCCGGATCGCTCGCCCATCCTCGGCAAGACCCCGGTGAAGGGGCTCTATGTCAATTGCGGCTGGGGCACGGGCGGCTTCAAGGCGACGCCGGGCTCGGCCCATCTCTTCGCCCACACCATCGCGCGCGACGAGCCGCACCCCATCAACGCGCCCTTCGCGCTGGAGCGCTTTGCCACCGGCCGGCTGATCGACGAGGCGGCGGCCGCCGCCGTGGCGCATTGA